One region of Pagrus major chromosome 7, Pma_NU_1.0 genomic DNA includes:
- the LOC140999730 gene encoding protein FAM200A-like: MITSYKHSVSTMSKSTSAQESATAASLQVTWNLAKAKKPFADADLIKKCAIDMAGEVLSHDEKNKKTVVELLKQVPLSANTATRRVEVLAEECFSSLLTDLKTAEAMSLAIDSSCDRTDMEQLAVFVRFCDGKTFREELLCLLPLPGRTTGEIVFNELMQFLEKNGLDVRKIVSVVTDGAPSMVGPHKGLVSRLATVNPALLTFHCIIHKSVLCAKLCGEMKTAMDTVTRLVNFVRESSSLQHRLLRTFLEEMSAEHHDLLLHNDVRWLSKGRVLERVCDLRDELASFLSSLQSQKVQEFQLFLSDDKVMARVFFLCDIMSHLNQLNLQLQGRNHTVADVYEAVDAFQSKLTLLERDIKGRKLHFPRLREHCEKTKKREDAAMKDFVTRLAENFKERFESSPKLSGDILLFLRQPFSVSADGQWTTEAKRLLPSIDEASLQMEVLEMGASDLLKAQHQDVAVSDFWLNVVPQARFKNTRAIAMLLLTMFPSTYICESSFSSMNSLKTQDRNRLSNTHLGECLRIATTEYRPDIRRIAASRRSHFSH, translated from the coding sequence ATGATAACATCATACAAGCACTCTGTGTCAACTATGAGCAAATCAACATCTGCACAGGAGAGCGCCACAGCTGCATCCCTGCAAGTTACATGGAACTTGGCTAAAGCTAAAAAGCCCTTTGCTGATGCTGACTTGATTAAAAAGTGTGCAATAGACATGGCTGGAGAGGTTTTAAGTCAcgatgagaaaaacaagaagactgTTGTGGAGCTATTAAAGCAGGTGCCATTGTCGGCTAATACGGCAACAAGAAGAGTGGAAGTTTTAGCGGAGGAgtgtttttccagtctactCACTGATTTAAAGACAGCAGAAGCCATGTCACTCGCAATAGATTCGTCCTGTGACCGGACCGATATGGAACaattagctgtgtttgtgaggtTCTGTGATGGGAAAACTTTCCGGGAAGAGCTCCTTTGTTTACTCCCTCTACCTGGGCGCACAACTGGGGAAATCGTCTTTAATGAGCTGATGCAGTTCCTCGAGAAGAACGGGTTGGATGTACGTAAAATCGTGTCCGTGGTCACCGATGGGGCTCCGTCTATGGTTGGACCACACAAGGGCTTGGTAAGCAGACTTGCCACTGTTAACCCAGCGCTCCTGACATTTCATTGCATAATCCATAAATCTGTGCTGTGCGCTAAACTGTGTGGGGAAATGAAGACGGCGATGGATACGGTGACCAGACTGGTTAATTTTGTTCGGGAGAGTTCTAGTCTGCAACATCGCCTTCTCAGAACATTCCTGGAGGAAATGTCAGCGGAACATCATGATCTCTTGCTGCATAACGATGTGCGCTGGCTGAGTAAAGGCCGCGTGTTGGAAAGAGTGTGTGACCTGCGCGATGAGCTCGCGTCATTTCTATCCAGCTTGCAGAGCCAAAAAGTGCAGGAATTCCAGCTGTTTTTAAGTGACGACAAGGTGATGgcacgtgtgttttttttgtgcgaCATTATGTCTCATCTGAATCAGCTTAATCTGCAGTTACAAGGCAGAAATCACACTGTCGCAGACGTGTACGAGGCGGTTGATGCTTTCCAGTCAAAGCTGACACTTTTGGAGAGGGACATTAAAGGGAGAAAACTACACTTTCCGCGGCTGCGGGAGCATTGCGAgaagacaaaaaagagagaggatgctgcaaTGAAGGATTTCGTGACCAGGCTGGCAGAAAACTTCAAAGAAAGATTTGAAAGCTCCCCTAAACTCTCAGGTGACATCCTTCTCTTCCTGAGACAGCCATTCTCCGTGTCCGCCGACGGCCAGTGGACTACAGAAGCCAAAAGGCTGCTGCCTTCCATAGATGAGGCATCCCTTCAGATGGAGGTCTTGGAGATGGGAGCGTCTGATTTGCTCAAAGCGCAACACCAAGACGTTGCAGtgagtgacttttggctcaaTGTGGTTCCCCAGGCTCGATTTAAAAACACGCGAGCTATTGCAATGCTCCTACTCACGATGTTCCCCTCCACATACATATGCGAGTCATCATTTTCGTCAATGAACTCCCTAAAGACCCAGGACAGAAACAGACTAtccaacacacatcttggagaGTGCCTCAGGATTGCTACAACAGAATACAGGCCCGACATCCGACGGATTGCTGCCTCCCGTCGCTCTCACTTCTCTCACTGA